From a single Azospirillaceae bacterium genomic region:
- a CDS encoding radical SAM protein, with the protein MTSTIDTDTAQLEALPSDGLPAGTPEGRPGRLENLAAGLRFAARAIGQRYTPLLAQVVVTRRCNLACGYCNEYDDFSPPVPLKDLIARVDHLAKLKTASITFTGGEPLLNPHLDKAVRYARSKGMIVTTITNGFRLTKDWIDRLNNAGLQGMQISIDNLEPDDISMKSLKSVEGKLELLSKHALFKVNVNSVLGVTGERTQDVITVAETAAKYGLQHSVGVLHDGSGLLKPLSPAQMQAYERVTEISPSMVHSLNYWLFQKNLMNGKGNDWKCRAGARYLYVTEDGRVHWCSQQRGYPNKPLLDYTVEDIKREYHTEKGCAATCTLSCVHQMSMFDRRRQAIPDPTTPATTVAHPVGAKPVS; encoded by the coding sequence GCCGCCTGGAAAACCTGGCGGCCGGCCTGCGTTTCGCCGCCCGCGCCATCGGGCAGCGCTATACGCCGCTGCTGGCCCAGGTGGTGGTGACGCGCCGCTGCAACCTGGCCTGCGGTTATTGCAACGAGTACGACGACTTCTCGCCGCCCGTGCCGCTGAAAGACCTGATCGCCCGCGTCGACCATCTGGCCAAGCTGAAGACCGCGTCCATCACCTTCACCGGGGGGGAGCCGCTGCTGAACCCCCATTTGGACAAGGCGGTGCGCTACGCCCGGTCCAAGGGCATGATCGTCACCACCATCACCAACGGCTTCCGCCTGACCAAGGATTGGATCGACAGGCTGAACAACGCCGGCCTCCAGGGGATGCAGATCAGCATCGACAACCTTGAGCCCGACGACATATCGATGAAGAGCTTGAAGTCGGTCGAGGGCAAGCTGGAACTGCTGTCCAAGCACGCGCTGTTCAAGGTCAACGTCAACTCCGTCCTGGGTGTGACGGGGGAACGGACGCAGGACGTGATCACGGTGGCGGAGACGGCGGCCAAGTACGGCCTGCAGCATTCCGTGGGCGTGCTGCACGACGGCAGCGGCCTGCTGAAGCCGCTGAGCCCGGCGCAGATGCAGGCCTATGAGCGGGTCACCGAGATTTCGCCGTCCATGGTGCACAGCCTGAACTATTGGCTGTTCCAGAAGAACCTGATGAACGGCAAGGGCAACGACTGGAAGTGCCGCGCCGGCGCCCGTTACCTCTACGTCACCGAGGACGGCCGGGTGCATTGGTGCTCACAGCAGCGCGGATATCCCAACAAGCCGCTGCTGGACTACACGGTCGAGGACATCAAGCGCGAGTACCACACCGAAAAGGGCTGTGCCGCGACCTGTACCCTCAGCTGCGTGCACCAGATGAGTATGTTCGACCGGCGGCGCCAGGCCATCCCGGACCCGACGACGCCAGCCACCACGGTGGCTCACCCGGTGGGTGCGAAGCCGGTCAGCTGA